A portion of the Gigantopelta aegis isolate Gae_Host chromosome 10, Gae_host_genome, whole genome shotgun sequence genome contains these proteins:
- the LOC121383537 gene encoding putative uncharacterized protein DDB_G0271606 → MHTSRHPQTPIKQEKQKPKQKKLKQTASITQRKFLQQPLVQQQQQKQDPQHISTVEQQNQYPENTSVKKQQQQQYADVFVEQNQRQQQQTELTPAVQQRQNQYSEHTHVQQRTQQQQQQQQPKHQQQGQYSQQIPVEQNQRQQQQTERTAAVQQRQNQIPEHTHVQRRTQQRTQQQQQQQQQQKHQQQGQYSQQIPVEQNQQQQHTQDKNRNKILYLYNLLFTNTNTNTNTNTNTRNTFNKHQIDQYCSNNNSIAINSNWI, encoded by the exons ATGCATACTTCACGACATCCACAAACGCCTATAAAGCAAGAGAAGCAAAAGCCTAAGCAGAAGAAGCTGAAGCAAACTGCGTCCATAACGCAGAGGAAATTTTTACAACAGCCACTCgtacagcaacagcaacaaaagCAGGATCCACAACATATATCCACTGTAGAGCAGCAAAACCAATATCCAGAAAATACATCTGTGAAaaagcagcaacaacagcaatatGCTGATGTATTTGTAGAACAGAATCAACGACAACAGCAGCAAACAGAACTCACACCTGCAGTGCAGCAGCGACAAAATCAGTATTCggaacatacacatgtacagcAGAGGacacagcaacagcagcagcagcagcaaccaAAACATCAGCAGCAGGGCCAATATTCACAACAAATACCTGTAGAACAGAATCAACGACAACAGCAGCAAACAGAACGCACAGCTGCAGTGCAGCAGCGACAAAATCAAATTCCggaacatacacatgtacagcGGAGGACACAGCAGAggacacagcagcagcagcagcagcagcagcagcagaaacATCAGCAGCAGGGTCAATATTCACAACAAATACCTGTAGAACAGAATCAACAACAGCAGCATACACAAGAC AAAAACCGAAACAAAATCCTTTACTTATACAACCTGCTGttcaccaacaccaacaccaataccaacaccaacaccaacaccagaAACACCTTCAACAAACACCAGATAGATCAGtactgcagcaacaacaacagcatcgcCATCAACAGCAACTGGATCTAA